In a genomic window of Thermodesulfobacteriota bacterium:
- a CDS encoding ATP-binding protein, with protein MRVLQGPEAGLKSAVVLRVIVTTILLGSGAAIYYGKGARQEAFYLAVVVAAVYFLSLVYLLLLPLVSRYQAVFKITQIVFDMALASVVVYMTGGRTSPFIFLYVLIIIYSSIILNKTASYVTALASGVIYILIVFTRMRLEMPPGAGHTLRDSISMWGEVGLVSTYFHLTGFLLIAILAGYLSERFSTAGKELGESERSLEMLRNLHEYILQSLTSGVITLDLQGKIISVNKTGLEILGIGSEGEIYGKHLGDYMSGLHFEDLIARKREQMLYTTPGGGKLTLGFSSSDLKDPEGTTQGYIIIFQDLTEVKELEDRLRTSEKMALLGQLAAGLAHELRNPLSAISGAVEILSAEVKPTEENLRLSRMATQEVERLNLLVEDFLILTMPIQKLTASVDLGLIVADTAESFIKTIRRSNIEIINEVQTGIYVQADSYKLKQALWNLLTNSVDAMPVGGSITIKSSVEDGSVVIEITDEGKGIDERLISRIFDPFFTTKEVGTGLGLAIVQKVIEGYNGKINVVSSQGKGATFVITLPRFEEAPSDVIH; from the coding sequence ATGAGAGTTCTTCAGGGCCCGGAAGCCGGGCTTAAAAGCGCGGTAGTCTTGAGGGTCATAGTGACCACGATACTGCTCGGCTCGGGGGCCGCGATCTACTACGGCAAGGGGGCGAGGCAGGAGGCGTTTTACCTCGCCGTCGTGGTGGCCGCGGTATATTTCCTGAGCCTCGTGTATCTCCTCCTCCTGCCCCTCGTTTCCCGGTACCAGGCGGTCTTCAAGATAACGCAGATAGTATTCGACATGGCCCTCGCGTCCGTCGTGGTTTACATGACAGGGGGCAGGACGAGCCCATTCATATTCCTTTACGTCCTCATAATAATCTATTCGAGCATAATCCTTAACAAGACGGCCAGCTACGTCACGGCTCTCGCGTCCGGGGTCATATACATCCTCATAGTCTTCACCAGGATGCGGCTCGAGATGCCCCCCGGGGCCGGGCATACGCTCCGGGATTCCATCTCCATGTGGGGCGAGGTAGGGCTCGTCTCGACATATTTCCACCTCACCGGCTTTCTCCTGATAGCCATACTCGCCGGTTACCTGTCCGAGCGGTTCAGCACAGCCGGAAAGGAGCTCGGCGAAAGCGAGCGCAGCCTCGAGATGCTCCGGAACCTCCACGAATACATCCTCCAGAGCCTGACGAGCGGCGTCATCACGCTCGACCTCCAGGGGAAGATCATATCGGTCAACAAAACAGGGCTCGAAATCCTCGGCATAGGCAGCGAGGGCGAAATCTACGGAAAACACCTCGGCGATTACATGTCGGGCCTTCACTTCGAGGACCTCATCGCGAGGAAAAGGGAGCAGATGCTCTACACGACCCCGGGCGGCGGAAAGCTCACGCTCGGCTTCTCGTCCTCGGACCTCAAGGACCCCGAGGGCACGACACAGGGATACATCATAATCTTCCAGGACCTCACCGAGGTAAAAGAGCTCGAAGACAGGCTCAGGACGTCCGAGAAAATGGCCCTACTAGGCCAGCTCGCCGCGGGCCTCGCGCACGAGCTCCGAAACCCCCTCTCGGCCATCAGCGGCGCCGTCGAAATCCTTAGCGCCGAGGTAAAACCGACGGAAGAGAATCTCCGCCTTTCCAGGATGGCCACGCAGGAGGTCGAAAGGCTCAACCTCCTCGTCGAGGACTTCCTTATATTGACCATGCCCATACAAAAGCTGACGGCCTCCGTCGACCTCGGCCTCATAGTCGCCGATACGGCCGAGTCCTTCATCAAGACCATAAGGCGAAGCAACATCGAAATAATAAACGAGGTACAGACCGGCATCTACGTCCAGGCCGACTCCTACAAGCTTAAACAGGCGCTCTGGAACCTGCTTACGAACTCCGTCGACGCCATGCCCGTTGGCGGCTCGATAACAATCAAATCGAGCGTCGAGGACGGGAGCGTCGTGATAGAAATCACCGACGAGGGGAAGGGCATAGACGAGCGCCTCATATCCAGGATATTCGATCCCTTTTTCACGACGAAAGAAGTCGGCACGGGGCTCGGTCTTGCAATTGTACAAAAGGTTATAGAAGGTTATAATGGAAAGATAAACGTAGTAAGCTCCCAGGGAAAAGGGGCTACTTTCGTTATAACTTTGCCCCGATTTGAAGAGGCGCCTTCAGATGTTATCCATTGA
- a CDS encoding sigma-54 dependent transcriptional regulator, whose translation MSENESRILVVDDEPGMREFLEIMLQKDGYNVDTAADGPEAIDKIEQSLFDLAIVDIQMPILNGIEVLKKVSEKSPDTTVIMVTAYASHETAIEAMKLGAYDYITKPFKIDEIKLVIKKALDKKKLERENTRLRKELETQYGFGNIIGRSPAIVKVFELIKRVAELNVSVLITGESGTGKELVARAVHYSGSRRDRPFVPVNCGAIPEALMESELFGYKKGAFTGAMKDKKGLFEEAHTGTIFLDEIGDLPLHLQVKLLRVLEDKKVRPLGGTDAVTVDVRVIAATNKKLEEEVTAGRFREDLFYRLNVIKIILPGLRERRIDVSPLAIHFINKYSLEMGKDIRGISPKALEVLENYHYPGNVRELENIIARCVALESSNVIRQETLPQLVTGKDYLDLDTSFSSNSSLDTLLGDVERKMIEKALRTTNGNKTEAARLLGITLRSLRYRLAKHELDDDNEGEVDSMVDEAGEL comes from the coding sequence ATGTCGGAGAATGAAAGCCGTATCCTGGTCGTAGACGACGAGCCGGGAATGCGCGAATTCCTCGAAATCATGCTGCAAAAGGACGGCTACAACGTCGATACGGCGGCCGACGGTCCGGAGGCGATAGACAAAATAGAGCAGAGCCTTTTCGATCTGGCCATAGTGGACATCCAGATGCCCATACTGAACGGCATCGAGGTCTTAAAGAAGGTCAGCGAAAAGAGCCCCGACACGACGGTCATCATGGTCACCGCCTACGCTTCGCACGAAACCGCGATCGAGGCCATGAAGCTCGGCGCCTACGACTACATCACGAAGCCGTTCAAGATCGACGAGATAAAGCTCGTAATAAAAAAGGCCCTCGACAAGAAGAAGCTCGAGCGCGAGAACACGCGGCTACGTAAAGAGCTCGAAACCCAGTACGGCTTCGGCAACATAATCGGCAGGAGCCCCGCCATAGTAAAGGTCTTCGAGCTCATAAAAAGGGTGGCGGAGCTCAACGTCAGCGTTCTCATCACCGGCGAAAGCGGCACGGGCAAGGAGCTCGTCGCCCGCGCGGTCCACTACAGCGGCTCCCGCCGCGACAGGCCCTTCGTCCCCGTAAACTGCGGGGCCATTCCCGAGGCGCTCATGGAGAGCGAGCTCTTCGGGTACAAAAAAGGGGCCTTCACCGGCGCGATGAAGGACAAAAAAGGGTTATTCGAAGAGGCCCATACGGGGACGATATTCCTCGACGAGATAGGCGACCTCCCGCTTCACCTCCAGGTAAAGCTCCTCCGCGTTCTCGAAGACAAGAAGGTAAGGCCGCTGGGCGGCACCGACGCCGTAACGGTCGACGTCAGGGTTATAGCCGCAACCAACAAAAAGCTCGAGGAAGAGGTCACGGCCGGCAGGTTCAGGGAAGACCTGTTCTACAGGCTCAACGTTATAAAAATAATCCTCCCGGGGCTCAGGGAAAGGCGGATAGACGTCTCCCCGCTCGCCATACACTTCATAAACAAGTACTCCCTCGAAATGGGGAAGGACATACGGGGCATATCGCCCAAGGCGCTCGAAGTCCTCGAAAACTACCACTACCCGGGCAACGTGCGTGAGCTCGAAAACATCATAGCCCGCTGCGTCGCGCTCGAATCGTCCAACGTCATCAGGCAGGAAACCCTCCCTCAGCTCGTTACGGGCAAGGACTACCTCGACCTCGATACCAGCTTTTCGTCCAACTCCAGCCTCGACACCCTTCTCGGCGACGTCGAAAGGAAGATGATCGAAAAGGCGCTCCGTACGACGAACGGCAACAAAACCGAAGCCGCGAGGCTCCTCGGGATCACGCTCCGGTCCCTCCGGTACAGGCTCGCGAAGCACGAGCTCGACGACGACAACGAAGGCGAGGTCGATTCCATGGTCGACGAAGCCGGAGAGCTTTAA
- a CDS encoding bifunctional nuclease family protein, producing the protein MFLLMKVSGIALDPFTNTPIVILKDTGNEKTLPIWIGFMEASSIAMELEKTPRVRPITHDLIKNLLEKLKFVVTKIEVTDLRDDTFYARIYLKRDNEEYSLDSRPSDAIAVALRTDSPIFVNEEVLEKSKKIEIDEDKEKLNELLEKIPEGDFGKYKM; encoded by the coding sequence ATGTTTCTTCTGATGAAAGTGTCCGGAATAGCACTGGACCCGTTTACGAACACCCCGATAGTTATACTGAAAGACACCGGGAACGAAAAAACACTTCCGATATGGATAGGCTTCATGGAGGCGAGCTCCATAGCGATGGAGCTCGAAAAGACTCCGCGCGTGCGCCCGATCACCCACGACCTGATAAAGAATCTTCTGGAAAAATTAAAATTCGTCGTGACCAAGATCGAGGTGACGGACCTTAGGGACGACACGTTTTACGCCAGGATTTACTTAAAGAGGGACAACGAAGAGTACTCGCTCGATTCACGGCCGAGCGACGCAATAGCGGTAGCCTTAAGAACCGACTCGCCTATTTTCGTTAACGAGGAGGTCCTCGAAAAATCGAAGAAAATCGAGATAGACGAGGACAAGGAAAAGCTTAACGAGCTTTTAGAGAAGATCCCCGAAGGAGACTTCGGGAAGTACAAGATGTGA